From one Micromonospora siamensis genomic stretch:
- a CDS encoding SDR family NAD(P)-dependent oxidoreductase — MRFQDKVAFVTGGASGLGAAAARRFAAEGAKVVIADINREGAAQVAAELPDALAVTMDTGEAASVEQGIADAMQRYGRLDVIFNNAGIDGQQQPLHEMEIGNWERVRRINGDGVFYVLKFGIEAMLRGGGGGGAIVNTSSTTGLAAQENISPYTFTKAGIVGLTRSAAIEYAARGIRVNAVAPTVVMTPLVEHFIDTAPDPGQMRRQMESFNPKPGIPTPDDVAGVVLFLASDDAAWITGHTIPIDGGYVAR, encoded by the coding sequence ATGCGGTTCCAGGACAAGGTCGCGTTCGTCACCGGCGGCGCCTCCGGGCTCGGCGCCGCCGCGGCCCGGCGGTTCGCCGCCGAGGGCGCGAAGGTCGTGATCGCCGACATCAACCGCGAGGGTGCGGCGCAGGTCGCGGCGGAGCTGCCGGACGCCCTGGCGGTCACCATGGACACCGGCGAGGCCGCCTCGGTGGAGCAGGGCATCGCCGACGCGATGCAGCGCTACGGCCGACTCGACGTGATCTTCAACAACGCCGGGATCGACGGGCAGCAGCAGCCGCTGCACGAGATGGAGATCGGGAACTGGGAGCGGGTCCGCCGGATCAACGGCGACGGCGTCTTCTACGTGCTCAAGTTCGGCATCGAGGCGATGCTGCGCGGCGGCGGGGGCGGGGGCGCCATCGTGAACACGTCGTCGACCACCGGCCTGGCCGCCCAGGAGAACATCTCCCCGTACACCTTCACCAAGGCCGGGATCGTCGGCCTGACCCGCTCGGCGGCGATCGAGTACGCGGCCCGCGGCATCCGGGTCAACGCGGTCGCGCCCACGGTGGTGATGACCCCGCTGGTGGAGCACTTCATCGACACCGCGCCCGACCCGGGTCAGATGCGTCGCCAGATGGAGTCGTTCAACCCGAAGCCGGGCATCCCCACCCCCGACGACGTGGCCGGCGTGGTCCTCTTCCTCGCCTCCGACGACGCCGCCTGGATCACCGGCCACACCATCCCGATCGACGGCGGCTACGTCGCCCGCTGA
- a CDS encoding O-methyltransferase, protein MAQALQFAESYVTEDLVLRTARSLAREVGVDAVTPGAGAALRLLAAAGNARAVVEIGTGTGVSGVWLLRGMRADGVLTTIDVEVEHQRIARRIFVEAGFPSGRTRIITGRALDVLPRLADGAYDLVFVDAEVTGFTACVDAALRLLRPGGVLALNGALAGGRIGDPAARDVETVTLRETIKAIRESEHWVPALLPVGHGLLVAVKC, encoded by the coding sequence ATGGCCCAGGCGCTGCAGTTCGCCGAGTCGTACGTCACCGAGGACCTGGTGCTGCGCACCGCCCGCAGCCTGGCCCGGGAGGTCGGCGTCGACGCGGTGACCCCGGGTGCCGGGGCCGCGTTGCGGCTGCTCGCCGCCGCCGGCAACGCCCGGGCGGTGGTGGAGATCGGCACCGGCACCGGCGTCAGCGGCGTCTGGCTGCTGCGCGGCATGCGCGCCGACGGGGTGCTCACCACCATCGACGTCGAGGTGGAGCACCAGCGGATCGCGCGCCGCATCTTCGTGGAGGCCGGATTCCCGTCCGGCCGTACCCGGATCATCACCGGGCGGGCGCTGGACGTCCTGCCCCGGCTCGCCGACGGGGCGTACGACCTGGTCTTCGTCGACGCGGAGGTGACCGGGTTCACCGCCTGCGTCGACGCCGCGTTGCGTCTGCTGCGGCCCGGGGGCGTGCTCGCCCTCAACGGCGCGCTGGCCGGTGGCCGGATCGGCGACCCGGCCGCCCGCGACGTCGAGACGGTGACCCTGCGCGAGACGATCAAGGCGATCCGGGAGTCCGAGCACTGGGTGCCGGCCCTGCTCCCGGTGGGCCACGGCCTGCTCGTCGCCGTCAAGTGCTGA
- a CDS encoding enoyl-CoA hydratase/isomerase family protein: protein MTEPLLVDRTDAVVTLTLNRPTAMNSLDVALKEALRDVLAELETDRSCRAVVLTGAGGSFSAGQDLREHVQTLQSATANPLDTVAAHYNPIAARLASLPKPVVAAVRGMAAGAGASLAFLADFRIGGPKTRFLMAFAGVGLAADTGASWTLPRLVGHAKAVELLMLAEPVPAEEACRLGLLNTLVDDDEQVLPTAQELAARLAAGPTVAYGAIKRQLSIADAGTLADALAAEAQAQAICGTTADHKAATMSFVNKQKPTFEGR, encoded by the coding sequence GTGACCGAGCCGCTGCTCGTCGACCGCACCGACGCCGTGGTGACCCTGACCCTCAACCGCCCCACGGCGATGAACTCCCTCGACGTGGCGCTCAAGGAGGCCCTCCGGGACGTCCTGGCCGAGCTGGAGACCGACCGCTCCTGCCGGGCGGTGGTGCTCACCGGCGCCGGCGGCTCGTTCAGCGCGGGGCAGGACCTGCGCGAGCACGTGCAGACCCTCCAGTCGGCCACCGCCAACCCGCTGGACACCGTCGCCGCGCACTACAACCCGATCGCGGCAAGGCTGGCGAGCCTGCCGAAGCCGGTCGTCGCCGCCGTCCGGGGCATGGCCGCCGGCGCGGGCGCCTCGCTGGCCTTCCTCGCCGACTTCCGGATCGGCGGCCCGAAGACCCGGTTCCTGATGGCGTTCGCCGGGGTGGGCCTGGCCGCCGACACCGGCGCCTCGTGGACGCTGCCCCGGCTGGTCGGCCACGCCAAGGCCGTCGAGCTGCTGATGCTCGCCGAGCCGGTGCCGGCCGAGGAGGCGTGCCGGCTGGGCCTGCTCAACACGCTGGTCGACGACGACGAGCAGGTGCTGCCCACCGCGCAGGAGCTGGCCGCCCGGCTCGCCGCCGGCCCGACCGTCGCGTACGGGGCGATCAAGCGGCAGCTCTCCATCGCCGACGCCGGCACCCTCGCCGACGCCCTGGCCGCCGAGGCCCAGGCCCAGGCGATCTGCGGCACCACCGCCGACCACAAGGCGGCCACGATGTCCTTCGTCAACAAGCAGAAGCCCACCTTCGAGGGCCGCTGA
- a CDS encoding DUF1003 domain-containing protein, giving the protein MADQRRAERLDQPREPRGVKLPRFDPEAFGRWSEGIARGMGTANFIVYMTVVIAAWFLWNTLAPRDLQFDPYTFTFLTLVLSLQASYAAPLILLAQNRQTDRDRVALEEDRRRATMQKADTEYLAREVAALRIALGEVATRDFLRSELARLAEELDEANQRRQKLERRQQERAQRGAEPLDEPRDELDTDFARDGRPEHRADRPPASG; this is encoded by the coding sequence ATGGCTGACCAGCGACGGGCCGAGCGGCTGGACCAGCCGCGCGAGCCCCGGGGCGTCAAGCTGCCCAGGTTCGACCCGGAGGCGTTCGGCCGGTGGTCCGAGGGCATCGCCCGGGGCATGGGTACGGCGAACTTCATCGTCTACATGACCGTGGTGATCGCCGCCTGGTTCCTGTGGAACACCCTCGCCCCGCGGGACCTGCAGTTCGACCCGTACACCTTCACGTTCCTGACCCTGGTCCTCTCCCTCCAGGCGTCGTACGCGGCGCCGCTGATCCTGCTCGCCCAGAACCGGCAGACGGACCGGGACCGGGTGGCGCTGGAGGAGGACCGGCGGCGGGCCACCATGCAGAAGGCGGACACCGAGTACCTGGCCCGGGAGGTCGCCGCGCTGCGGATCGCACTGGGCGAGGTGGCCACCCGGGACTTCCTCCGCTCCGAACTGGCCCGGCTGGCCGAGGAGCTGGACGAGGCGAACCAGCGCCGACAGAAGCTGGAACGCCGCCAGCAGGAGCGGGCGCAGCGGGGCGCCGAACCGCTCGACGAGCCCCGCGACGAGCTGGACACCGACTTCGCCCGGGACGGCCGGCCCGAGCACCGAGCGGATCGTCCCCCCGCGTCCGGTTGA
- a CDS encoding S1C family serine protease, producing MTDGWDWRRPGGSPAPAGQPVPGTPPAGTPTAMGAGGDATSPWWSDALADPWRDPYAPTAVLLPPPPPSGSAEPEPVTDPDAPRRSNLRQALVIPLIAALLAGALGGALGYAFAVRAGAGAAVTLGTPASAPALAQRKPESLAGVAERVLPSVVTVRVTSLGGTSEGSGFVASADGHVITNDHVVSGGVGKASVIFNDGSSAPATVVGQDPESDIAVIKVSRSGLKPVEFGDSDALAVGDPVLAIGSPLSLANTVTAGIVSALDRTMQAGEPGGPTRYYAAIQTDAAVNHGNSGGPLVDGAGRVVGVNSTIKSLVADGQEAGNIGLAFAIPINQAKRITQDIIGTGKARRTVIGAQVGGPGVTSGDGVRLAAVEPSGPAAGAGLRAGDVILRLNGRPMSEPTDLIALVRKFAPGSVVTVEYRRGSSKQNASVTLAADAK from the coding sequence GTGACCGACGGCTGGGACTGGCGCCGGCCCGGGGGAAGTCCGGCACCGGCGGGACAGCCGGTGCCCGGGACGCCACCGGCCGGTACGCCGACGGCGATGGGCGCCGGGGGCGACGCGACGTCACCGTGGTGGTCGGACGCGTTGGCCGACCCGTGGCGGGACCCGTACGCCCCGACGGCGGTGCTGCTGCCCCCACCGCCCCCGAGCGGGTCGGCGGAGCCCGAGCCGGTGACCGACCCCGACGCCCCGCGCCGGTCCAACCTGCGCCAGGCGCTGGTCATCCCCTTGATCGCCGCGCTGCTGGCCGGTGCCCTCGGTGGGGCGCTGGGGTACGCCTTTGCGGTCCGGGCCGGTGCCGGAGCGGCGGTGACCCTGGGCACCCCGGCCTCGGCGCCCGCCCTGGCCCAGCGCAAGCCGGAGTCGCTGGCCGGGGTGGCCGAACGGGTGCTGCCCAGCGTGGTGACGGTCCGGGTGACCAGCCTCGGCGGCACGAGTGAGGGTTCCGGCTTCGTCGCCAGCGCCGACGGGCACGTCATCACCAACGACCACGTGGTCTCCGGCGGGGTCGGCAAGGCGTCGGTGATCTTCAACGACGGCAGCTCGGCGCCGGCCACCGTGGTGGGGCAGGATCCCGAGTCGGACATCGCTGTGATCAAGGTCTCCCGCAGCGGTCTCAAGCCGGTCGAGTTCGGCGACTCCGACGCGCTGGCCGTCGGCGACCCGGTGCTGGCGATCGGCTCGCCGCTCTCGCTGGCCAACACGGTCACCGCCGGCATCGTCAGCGCCCTGGACCGCACCATGCAGGCCGGTGAGCCGGGCGGGCCGACCCGCTACTACGCGGCGATCCAGACCGACGCGGCGGTCAACCACGGCAACTCGGGCGGCCCGCTGGTGGACGGGGCCGGGCGGGTGGTCGGCGTGAACTCGACGATCAAGTCGCTGGTCGCCGACGGGCAGGAGGCCGGCAACATCGGCCTCGCCTTCGCCATCCCGATCAACCAGGCGAAGCGGATCACCCAGGACATCATCGGCACCGGCAAGGCCCGGCGTACGGTGATCGGCGCCCAGGTCGGCGGGCCCGGCGTGACCAGCGGCGACGGCGTACGCCTGGCGGCGGTGGAGCCGTCCGGGCCGGCGGCCGGGGCGGGCCTGCGGGCTGGTGACGTCATCCTGCGGCTCAACGGTCGACCGATGAGCGAGCCGACCGACCTGATCGCCCTGGTCCGCAAGTTCGCCCCGGGATCCGTGGTGACCGTCGAGTACCGGCGCGGTTCGTCGAAGCAGAACGCCTCGGTGACCCTCGCCGCAGATGCCAAGTGA
- a CDS encoding leucyl aminopeptidase family protein: MLAIRLVTGPDRLDTLVLPVRPGGPADGDAPAELVPTPSALPDDVLAEAAALIPAARLTGRPGEAREHLRPTRTPQRLLLLGVGDGDEAGWRTAGAALARAARAEARLVVALPEDAPAAVRGLAEGLLLGSYRFRLTEAGEAPALRDVDLLVADVEAYRPVLEVARTTAEMTRLARDLTNMPSSVKDPEWFAAQVEAAVSGTPDLHLRVREPDELATEGFGGILAVGNGSASGPRLVELDWRPADARTHVVLVGKGITFDTGGISIKPRDAMKLMRKDMAGAAAVVAATLGAAALKLPVRVTTLTPLAENMVSGSAFRPGDIIRHYGGLTSESTNSDAEGRLVLADALAYAVAELRPDLLVDLATLTGANAVALGKRTGALYSDNDELAEQLLTAIAAAGESAWRMPLPADYVEHLGSELADLHSSPSAGAGSVTAALFLREFTGDLRDRWVHVDMSAPSWADGDAAELTKGATGWGVRGLLRWLATLT; this comes from the coding sequence GTGCTGGCGATCCGTCTGGTAACCGGGCCCGACCGGCTCGACACCCTCGTCCTGCCCGTCCGACCGGGCGGGCCGGCCGACGGCGACGCCCCGGCCGAGCTGGTGCCGACCCCGTCGGCGCTCCCCGACGACGTGCTGGCCGAGGCCGCCGCGCTGATCCCCGCCGCCCGGCTGACCGGGCGACCCGGTGAGGCCCGGGAGCACCTGCGGCCGACCCGTACCCCGCAGCGGCTGCTGCTGCTCGGTGTCGGCGACGGCGACGAGGCCGGCTGGCGGACCGCGGGGGCGGCGCTGGCCCGCGCCGCCCGGGCCGAGGCCCGGCTCGTCGTGGCGCTGCCCGAGGACGCCCCGGCCGCGGTCCGCGGGCTGGCCGAGGGGCTGCTGCTCGGCTCGTACCGGTTCCGGCTCACCGAGGCCGGCGAGGCGCCCGCGCTGCGCGACGTGGACCTGCTGGTGGCCGACGTCGAGGCGTACCGGCCGGTGCTCGAGGTGGCCCGGACGACCGCCGAGATGACCCGGCTGGCCCGGGACCTGACCAACATGCCCTCCTCGGTCAAGGACCCGGAGTGGTTCGCCGCCCAGGTCGAGGCCGCCGTGTCCGGCACGCCGGACCTGCACCTGCGGGTCCGGGAGCCGGACGAGCTGGCCACCGAGGGCTTCGGCGGCATCCTGGCGGTCGGCAACGGCTCGGCCAGCGGGCCCCGCCTGGTCGAGCTGGACTGGCGACCGGCCGACGCCCGTACCCACGTGGTCCTGGTCGGCAAGGGCATCACCTTCGACACCGGCGGCATCTCGATCAAGCCGCGGGACGCCATGAAGCTGATGCGCAAGGACATGGCCGGCGCCGCCGCCGTGGTGGCCGCCACCCTCGGCGCAGCGGCCCTGAAGCTGCCGGTACGCGTCACCACGCTCACCCCGCTGGCCGAGAACATGGTCAGCGGCTCGGCCTTCCGTCCCGGCGACATCATCCGGCACTACGGCGGGCTGACCAGCGAGAGCACCAACTCCGACGCCGAGGGCCGACTGGTTCTCGCCGACGCCCTGGCGTACGCCGTCGCCGAGCTGCGCCCGGACCTGCTGGTGGACCTGGCCACCCTGACCGGGGCGAACGCGGTGGCGCTCGGCAAGCGCACCGGCGCGCTCTACAGCGACAACGACGAGCTGGCCGAGCAGCTGCTGACCGCGATCGCGGCGGCCGGCGAGTCGGCCTGGCGGATGCCGTTGCCGGCGGACTACGTCGAGCACCTCGGCAGCGAACTGGCCGACCTGCACAGCTCCCCGAGCGCCGGGGCGGGCTCGGTGACGGCCGCGCTCTTCCTCCGCGAGTTCACCGGCGACCTGCGGGACCGCTGGGTGCACGTGGACATGTCCGCCCCGTCCTGGGCCGACGGCGACGCCGCCGAGCTGACCAAGGGGGCCACCGGGTGGGGCGTCCGCGGCCTGCTCCGCTGGCTCGCGACCCTGACCTGA
- a CDS encoding Sec-independent protein translocase family protein gives MLENLNWWEIGALLLLALLIFGDRLPQVISDGLRMVRNLRNMAQNATGDLSRELGTDIQLQDLHPKAFIRKHLLSEEDEQALRKPLQGVYDNLRADVTGVHNDLKDVASAADIRSTNGRGPSAPAAGGVPAAPAPAPRSHAYDDDAT, from the coding sequence GTGCTCGAAAACCTGAACTGGTGGGAGATCGGTGCGCTGCTGCTCCTGGCGCTGCTGATCTTCGGTGACCGGCTGCCCCAGGTGATCAGCGACGGGCTGCGGATGGTGCGCAACCTGCGCAACATGGCCCAGAACGCCACCGGCGACCTGAGCCGCGAGTTGGGCACCGACATCCAGTTGCAGGACCTCCACCCGAAGGCGTTCATCCGCAAGCACCTGCTCAGCGAGGAGGACGAGCAGGCGCTCCGCAAGCCGTTGCAGGGCGTCTACGACAACCTCCGCGCCGACGTGACCGGCGTGCACAACGACCTGAAGGACGTCGCCTCCGCCGCCGACATCCGGTCCACCAACGGTCGCGGCCCCTCCGCCCCGGCCGCCGGCGGCGTCCCGGCCGCCCCGGCTCCGGCGCCCCGCTCGCACGCGTACGACGACGACGCCACCTGA
- a CDS encoding Mrp/NBP35 family ATP-binding protein — translation MSAPVSTVSDAIQAALATVNDPEIRRPITELGMVRSAAIDDDGVVRVELLLTVAGCPLKDKLRTDITAAVAAVPGVTGVQIDFGVMSPEQRQELQAKLRGGAGAAAEPVIPFAQPGSRTRVYAVASGKGGVGKSSVTVNLAAALAARGLSVGVVDADIYGHSVPRMLGADGAPTRVEDMIMPPQAHGVKVISIGMFTPGNAAVVWRGPMLHRALQQFLADVYWGDLDVLLLDLPPGTGDIAISVAQLLPNAEILVVTTPQTAAAEVAERAGAIALQTHQRVVGVIENMSWLELPDGSRMEVFGAGGGEAVAESLSRTIGAQVPLLGQIPMDTRVREGGDAGTPIVLAQPDAPASKALGAVADRLAVRRESLLGKPLGLKPAGR, via the coding sequence ATGTCAGCACCCGTCAGCACCGTCTCCGACGCGATCCAGGCCGCCCTGGCCACCGTCAACGACCCGGAGATCCGCCGGCCGATCACCGAGCTGGGCATGGTCCGCTCCGCGGCGATCGACGACGACGGCGTGGTCCGCGTCGAGCTGCTGCTCACCGTGGCCGGCTGCCCGCTGAAGGACAAGCTGCGCACCGACATCACCGCCGCGGTGGCCGCCGTCCCCGGCGTGACGGGTGTCCAGATCGACTTCGGCGTGATGAGCCCCGAGCAGCGCCAGGAGCTCCAGGCGAAGCTGCGCGGTGGGGCCGGCGCCGCCGCCGAACCGGTGATCCCGTTCGCCCAGCCCGGCTCGCGGACCCGGGTGTACGCGGTCGCCTCCGGCAAGGGTGGCGTCGGCAAGTCCAGCGTCACGGTCAACCTGGCCGCCGCGCTGGCCGCCCGCGGCCTCTCCGTCGGTGTGGTCGACGCGGACATCTACGGCCACTCGGTGCCCCGGATGCTCGGCGCCGACGGCGCACCCACCCGGGTCGAGGACATGATCATGCCGCCGCAGGCGCACGGCGTGAAGGTCATCTCGATCGGCATGTTCACCCCGGGCAACGCGGCCGTGGTGTGGCGCGGCCCGATGCTGCACCGGGCGTTGCAGCAGTTCCTCGCCGACGTCTACTGGGGTGACCTCGACGTCCTCCTGCTCGACCTGCCGCCGGGCACCGGTGACATCGCCATCTCGGTCGCGCAGCTGCTGCCCAACGCCGAGATCCTGGTGGTCACCACCCCGCAGACCGCCGCCGCCGAGGTGGCCGAGCGGGCCGGCGCCATCGCCCTGCAGACCCACCAGCGGGTGGTCGGCGTCATCGAGAACATGTCCTGGCTGGAGCTGCCGGACGGGTCCCGGATGGAGGTCTTCGGCGCCGGTGGTGGCGAGGCCGTCGCCGAGTCGCTGAGCCGCACCATCGGCGCGCAGGTGCCGCTGCTCGGCCAGATCCCGATGGACACCCGGGTCCGGGAGGGCGGCGACGCCGGCACCCCGATCGTGCTGGCCCAGCCGGACGCCCCGGCGTCGAAGGCGCTGGGCGCGGTCGCCGACCGGCTCGCCGTGCGCCGCGAGTCGCTGCTGGGCAAGCCGTTGGGCCTGAAGCCCGCCGGTCGCTGA
- a CDS encoding PhzF family phenazine biosynthesis protein yields MSTLSYEIVDVFTDRPYAGNPLAVVFGAEALATEQMQALAVEFNLSETVFVLRPTQVGATYRARIFTPAAELPFAGHPSVGAAVTASRRGMFGVGKVTQECGAGVLPIEVTATGATLTGGTPTLGPELDPEPLLEMVGLAAADHAGPPPRVAGCGLEFPYLPVRPDAVARARVNAAAAERYGVEHVSVFSWDADAQTAHARVFVPGLGVPEDPATGSAALGLGVWLVASGLLPGEGRSAYTVHQGIEIHRPSVLSCTVTAMGGAAAGATVSGQVMPVARGEIMVPPFVG; encoded by the coding sequence ATGTCGACCTTGTCCTACGAGATCGTGGACGTCTTCACCGACCGTCCGTACGCGGGGAACCCGCTGGCCGTGGTGTTCGGTGCCGAAGCGCTCGCCACCGAGCAGATGCAGGCGCTCGCGGTGGAGTTCAACCTCTCCGAGACGGTGTTCGTGCTGCGCCCCACCCAGGTCGGCGCCACCTACCGGGCGCGGATCTTCACCCCGGCCGCGGAGCTGCCCTTCGCCGGGCACCCGAGCGTGGGCGCAGCGGTGACGGCCAGCCGGCGGGGCATGTTCGGTGTGGGCAAGGTCACCCAGGAGTGCGGCGCGGGGGTGCTGCCGATCGAGGTCACCGCGACTGGGGCGACCCTCACCGGGGGTACGCCCACCCTCGGCCCGGAGCTGGACCCGGAGCCGCTGCTGGAGATGGTCGGCCTGGCCGCCGCCGACCACGCCGGTCCGCCGCCCCGGGTGGCCGGCTGCGGGCTGGAGTTCCCGTACCTGCCGGTGCGCCCGGACGCGGTGGCCCGCGCCCGGGTGAACGCGGCTGCTGCTGAGCGGTACGGCGTGGAGCACGTCAGCGTCTTCTCCTGGGACGCCGACGCGCAAACCGCACACGCCCGGGTCTTCGTGCCGGGACTGGGTGTCCCCGAGGACCCGGCGACCGGTTCGGCGGCCCTCGGGTTGGGCGTCTGGCTGGTGGCGAGCGGGCTGCTGCCGGGCGAGGGCCGGTCGGCGTACACCGTCCACCAGGGCATCGAGATCCACCGGCCGTCGGTGCTCTCCTGCACGGTGACGGCGATGGGCGGGGCGGCGGCCGGCGCGACGGTCTCCGGCCAGGTCATGCCGGTGGCCCGCGGCGAGATCATGGTCCCGCCCTTCGTCGGCTGA
- a CDS encoding magnesium transporter MgtE N-terminal domain-containing protein, whose product MSTPTRVYIARLAGVAVFDPNGDQVGRVRDAVARIRPTQRPPEVVGLVAEMPMRRRIFLSLNRITSIDPDAVVLGSGTLNLRRFEKRPNELLVLQELLDRRVQLDPGGQSGAVVDVAMECSRGGEWSLSRVAVREQAGRLGRRGHLHQVEWDRVRGLSGIGENRGTANLLAVLEDMRPADLANALQDLPDARRNEVAAALNDERLADVLSELPEHDQVEILAALDRERAADVLEEMDPDDAADLLNELPPPEQDVLLDLMEPDEADPVRQLLKYTSGTAGSVMTSEPVILPPDATVAEALARIREPQLSPAVAAQVFVARAPMTTPTGRYLGMVHFQRLLREPPADLLGGIVVNDIDPLRPGTPLPEITRRMATYDLVAMPVIDRNNRLVGAVTVDDVLDHSLPRDWRDRDAVATPAPADETTDGADG is encoded by the coding sequence GTGAGCACGCCGACCCGGGTCTACATCGCCCGACTCGCCGGAGTCGCCGTCTTCGATCCGAACGGTGACCAGGTGGGTCGGGTCCGTGACGCGGTGGCGCGGATCCGGCCGACCCAGCGACCGCCGGAGGTCGTCGGCCTGGTCGCCGAAATGCCGATGCGCCGGCGGATCTTCCTCTCCCTCAACCGGATCACCTCCATCGATCCCGACGCCGTGGTGCTCGGCAGCGGCACCCTCAACCTGCGCCGCTTCGAGAAGCGGCCGAACGAGCTGCTCGTACTCCAGGAGCTGCTGGACCGGCGGGTGCAGCTCGACCCCGGCGGCCAGTCCGGCGCGGTGGTCGACGTGGCGATGGAGTGCAGCCGCGGCGGCGAGTGGTCGCTGAGCCGGGTGGCGGTCCGCGAGCAGGCCGGCCGGCTGGGCCGACGCGGGCACCTGCACCAGGTCGAGTGGGACCGGGTACGCGGGCTCAGCGGCATCGGCGAGAACCGGGGCACCGCCAACCTGCTCGCCGTGCTGGAGGACATGCGCCCGGCCGACCTGGCCAACGCCCTCCAGGACCTGCCCGACGCCCGGCGCAACGAGGTCGCCGCCGCGTTGAACGACGAACGCCTGGCCGACGTGCTGAGCGAGCTGCCCGAGCACGACCAGGTGGAGATCCTGGCCGCGCTGGACCGGGAGCGGGCCGCCGACGTGCTGGAGGAGATGGACCCGGACGACGCCGCCGACCTGCTCAACGAGCTGCCCCCGCCCGAGCAGGACGTGCTGCTGGACCTGATGGAGCCGGACGAGGCCGACCCGGTACGCCAGCTGCTGAAGTACACCTCCGGCACGGCGGGCAGCGTGATGACCTCCGAGCCGGTGATCCTGCCGCCGGACGCCACCGTCGCCGAGGCCCTGGCCCGGATCCGGGAACCCCAGCTCTCCCCGGCCGTCGCCGCGCAGGTCTTCGTGGCCCGGGCGCCGATGACCACGCCCACCGGCCGCTACCTGGGCATGGTCCACTTCCAGCGGTTGCTCCGCGAGCCGCCGGCCGACCTGCTGGGCGGGATCGTGGTCAACGACATCGACCCGCTGCGCCCGGGCACCCCGCTGCCCGAGATCACCCGCCGGATGGCCACCTACGACCTGGTCGCCATGCCGGTGATCGACCGGAACAACCGGCTGGTGGGGGCGGTCACCGTCGACGACGTGCTGGACCACTCGCTGCCCCGCGACTGGCGCGACCGGGACGCCGTGGCGACCCCGGCCCCCGCCGACGAGACGACGGACGGCGCCGATGGCTGA
- a CDS encoding DUF3117 domain-containing protein, with product MAAMKPRTGDGPLEVTKEGRGIVMRVPLEGGGRLVVEMTPDEANALGDALKAAAG from the coding sequence ATGGCGGCGATGAAGCCGCGGACGGGCGACGGTCCGCTGGAAGTCACCAAGGAGGGCCGCGGCATCGTCATGCGGGTCCCGCTGGAGGGTGGTGGCCGGCTCGTCGTCGAGATGACTCCCGACGAGGCCAACGCGCTCGGTGACGCGCTGAAGGCAGCTGCCGGCTGA
- a CDS encoding PaaX family transcriptional regulator — protein MQARSALFDLYGDHLRPRGGRAPVAALVKLLSPLGIAPPAVRTAVSRMVRQGWLDPLRLASGPGYSITPKAARRLDEAAARIYRTGRVSWDGRFDLLVLQAPTTRRERQRLAANLSFLGYGTLDEQTWVATRPAEDVDLLLSEAGVPYERFTAAHHAGTAGAMGVVRRAWDLTEIGQAYERFVAEQRPLLSAVTVRSGDEEAYAARFRLVHAWRTFLFRDPQLPPALLPERWPGTAAASFFDRHAARLRPAADRYVEQCLDAANRTARQKGR, from the coding sequence ATGCAGGCACGGTCGGCACTCTTCGACCTGTACGGCGACCACCTCCGGCCGAGGGGTGGCCGGGCACCGGTCGCCGCCCTGGTCAAGCTGCTGTCGCCGCTCGGGATCGCCCCTCCGGCGGTACGCACCGCGGTCTCCCGGATGGTCCGCCAGGGCTGGCTCGACCCCCTCCGGCTGGCCTCCGGACCGGGATATTCGATCACACCGAAAGCCGCCCGGCGACTCGACGAGGCGGCCGCCCGGATCTACCGCACCGGCCGGGTCAGCTGGGACGGCCGGTTCGACCTCCTGGTCCTCCAGGCCCCCACCACCCGACGCGAGCGGCAGCGGCTCGCCGCCAACCTGAGCTTCCTCGGCTACGGCACCCTCGACGAGCAGACCTGGGTGGCCACCCGCCCGGCCGAGGACGTCGACCTGCTCCTCTCCGAGGCCGGCGTGCCGTACGAACGGTTCACCGCCGCCCACCACGCCGGCACGGCGGGGGCGATGGGCGTCGTCCGGCGGGCCTGGGACCTCACCGAGATCGGCCAGGCGTACGAACGCTTCGTCGCCGAGCAGCGCCCGCTGCTCTCCGCGGTGACGGTGCGCAGCGGCGACGAGGAGGCGTACGCGGCCCGGTTCCGGCTGGTGCACGCGTGGCGTACCTTCCTCTTCCGGGACCCGCAGCTGCCCCCGGCGCTGCTCCCGGAGCGCTGGCCCGGCACCGCCGCGGCCAGTTTCTTCGACCGGCACGCGGCCCGGCTCCGGCCGGCCGCCGACCGGTACGTCGAGCAGTGCCTCGACGCCGCCAACCGCACCGCCCGACAGAAGGGTCGTTAG